A region from the Rheinheimera mangrovi genome encodes:
- the parE gene encoding DNA topoisomerase IV subunit B: protein MTDQQYNADSIEVLTGLEPVQRRPGMYTDTTRPNHLGQEVIDNSVDEALAGHADLVHVILHEDQSLEVIDNGRGMPVDIHPEEGVSGVELILCRLHAGGKFSNKNYQFSGGLHGVGISVVNALSSRVDVAVRRDGNVYEIAFEHGNKVSELAITGTVGKRNTGTRVRFWPAPDYFDSPKFSVSRMLHVLKAKAVLCPGLTIKFDDKVNNQSYQWCYQAGIRDYLMDAVKDMIALPEQPFVGSFSASHEAVEWAVLWLPEGGELITESYVNLIPTAQGGTHVNGLRQGLLEALRDFCEFRNLLPRGIKLTPEDVWDRCSYILSLKMQEPQFAGQTKEKLSSRQAVAFISGVVKDAFSLWLNEHTDIAEQLAEFCINNAQKRLRAAKKIIRKKVTAGPALPGKLSDCSSQDLNRTELFFVEGDSAGGSAKQARDREFQAVMPLRGKILNTWEVESEQILGSQEVHDISVAIGMDPNSADLSQLRYGKICILADADSDGLHIATLLCALFMRHFRPLVEAGHIYVAMPPLYRIDCGKEVFYALDEDEKKGILDRLEAEKKRSKINVQRFKGLGEMNPLQLRETTIDPNTRRLVQLTIDDLVQTMEMMDMLLAKKRATDRKDWLEMKGDRAIVAV from the coding sequence ATGACAGACCAGCAATACAACGCCGATTCCATTGAGGTGCTGACAGGCCTGGAGCCAGTTCAGCGCCGTCCAGGTATGTACACCGATACCACCCGTCCTAACCACTTAGGCCAGGAAGTCATAGATAACAGCGTCGACGAAGCTTTGGCTGGCCATGCCGATTTAGTGCATGTGATTTTGCACGAGGATCAATCGCTGGAAGTCATAGACAATGGTCGGGGTATGCCGGTGGATATCCACCCGGAAGAAGGGGTGTCTGGTGTCGAACTGATCCTCTGTCGTTTGCACGCTGGTGGTAAGTTTTCCAATAAAAACTATCAATTCTCAGGTGGTTTACACGGCGTAGGTATTTCTGTCGTGAATGCCTTATCCAGTCGGGTTGATGTGGCAGTGCGTCGCGATGGCAATGTCTATGAAATAGCCTTTGAGCATGGCAATAAAGTCAGTGAACTGGCTATTACCGGCACAGTAGGCAAACGCAATACAGGCACAAGAGTGCGCTTCTGGCCTGCGCCTGATTATTTTGATTCGCCTAAGTTTTCTGTCAGCCGCATGCTGCATGTGCTTAAAGCCAAAGCCGTATTGTGTCCAGGCCTGACTATCAAGTTTGACGATAAGGTCAACAACCAGAGTTATCAGTGGTGTTATCAGGCCGGTATCCGCGATTATTTAATGGATGCGGTCAAAGACATGATAGCGCTGCCGGAGCAGCCTTTTGTCGGCAGCTTCAGTGCCAGTCATGAAGCGGTAGAATGGGCTGTGCTTTGGTTACCTGAAGGTGGCGAACTCATCACTGAAAGTTACGTCAACTTAATTCCAACAGCTCAAGGTGGTACTCACGTCAATGGCTTACGTCAGGGCTTGTTAGAAGCATTACGTGATTTTTGTGAATTCCGTAATTTATTGCCACGTGGCATTAAGCTGACACCTGAAGATGTCTGGGACCGCTGCAGTTACATCCTGTCGTTAAAAATGCAGGAACCGCAGTTTGCCGGTCAAACCAAAGAGAAGCTGTCGTCCCGTCAGGCCGTGGCTTTTATCAGCGGTGTGGTGAAAGATGCCTTTAGTTTATGGCTGAACGAACACACAGATATCGCCGAACAGCTGGCAGAGTTTTGTATCAACAACGCGCAAAAACGTCTGCGTGCTGCGAAAAAAATTATCCGTAAAAAAGTCACTGCAGGTCCAGCGTTACCGGGCAAATTGTCAGACTGTTCGTCACAGGATTTAAACCGGACTGAACTGTTTTTTGTCGAAGGGGACTCAGCTGGCGGCTCTGCTAAACAGGCACGGGATCGTGAGTTTCAGGCCGTGATGCCACTGCGCGGTAAAATTCTCAATACCTGGGAAGTCGAATCCGAGCAAATTCTGGGTTCACAGGAAGTGCATGATATTTCTGTCGCCATAGGCATGGACCCAAACTCAGCCGATTTAAGCCAGTTGCGTTACGGTAAGATTTGTATTCTGGCCGACGCTGACTCTGATGGTTTACACATCGCAACCTTATTGTGTGCCTTGTTTATGCGCCATTTCCGCCCTCTGGTGGAAGCCGGTCATATTTATGTCGCCATGCCGCCGTTGTACCGTATCGACTGTGGTAAAGAAGTGTTTTATGCGCTGGATGAAGACGAGAAAAAAGGCATTCTGGATCGTTTAGAAGCCGAGAAAAAACGTAGCAAAATTAACGTGCAACGTTTTAAAGGTTTGGGTGAAATGAACCCATTGCAGCTGCGTGAAACCACCATAGATCCAAACACCAGACGACTGGTGCAACTGACCATAGATGATCTGGTACAGACAATGGAAATGATGGATATGTTGCTGGCGAAAAAGCGGGCAACAGACCGAAAAGACTGGCTGGAGATGAAAGGCGACCGCGCTATAGTGGCCGTTTAG
- a CDS encoding tetratricopeptide repeat protein yields the protein MKPLQYLKSWGTLLSLCFCLAAPLHADEKSAPDWLVQVKQQKAQQPEQMLQLLEKQQPAYGDWPVELQVQYLLQLADIYESLGRHQQQQEVAERGLALLGERRDLTTIDFWNNLGFALEMQSQYQQALHYYLQASALAVELKAEKLHIEADINIAAIYSIQDKFQEALVLLKSSYDRAVLLKDPEILAYVNSELGLLYVGLGFDQEAIDFMEKALEGYDALGWQKDKMDVLFNLARSYSYLKQYDKAMQRYDQLLQLAIAQQDQANLYFAYLGLASTSKDNEKLDAALAYIEKAEQYLPGLQSTYQNSMHHYEKALIYRELGQISLASQELAQAEQSLSKEENDANQSSQLWILNLKARLEADSGRYQKAYEHLAQFFKGYHKLRNKEHELAVEKLRLGFDVQRQQAQNELLAKDNELQALRLQEAERKRQNQWLWIGLFGCTSLVLLVLLLWQLARRQAQLQAQTLEKQQSNQAG from the coding sequence ATGAAACCACTACAATACCTCAAATCATGGGGAACTCTGTTAAGCCTCTGTTTTTGTCTGGCGGCGCCACTGCATGCTGATGAAAAGAGCGCACCTGACTGGCTGGTGCAGGTCAAACAACAAAAAGCCCAACAACCTGAACAAATGCTGCAACTGTTAGAAAAGCAACAGCCTGCTTATGGTGATTGGCCTGTTGAATTACAGGTGCAGTATTTATTGCAACTGGCTGATATCTATGAAAGTTTAGGCAGGCATCAGCAGCAACAGGAAGTGGCTGAACGTGGTCTGGCTTTGTTGGGTGAGCGCCGGGATTTAACCACTATAGATTTCTGGAATAACCTTGGGTTTGCACTGGAAATGCAAAGTCAGTATCAGCAGGCCCTGCATTATTATCTGCAGGCTTCAGCACTGGCAGTCGAATTAAAAGCCGAAAAACTGCATATCGAAGCCGACATTAACATCGCTGCCATTTACAGCATTCAGGATAAATTTCAGGAAGCTTTAGTCTTGCTGAAAAGCAGTTACGACAGAGCCGTGTTGCTAAAGGATCCGGAAATTCTGGCATATGTAAATTCTGAATTGGGGCTCTTGTATGTAGGTCTTGGTTTTGACCAAGAAGCCATAGATTTTATGGAAAAAGCGCTTGAAGGTTATGATGCGCTGGGCTGGCAAAAAGACAAAATGGATGTGTTGTTTAATTTAGCCAGAAGTTACAGCTATTTAAAACAGTACGACAAAGCCATGCAACGCTATGACCAATTACTGCAGTTGGCGATAGCGCAACAGGATCAGGCAAATTTGTATTTTGCCTATCTGGGGCTGGCCTCGACCAGCAAAGACAATGAAAAGCTGGATGCAGCTTTGGCCTATATCGAAAAAGCTGAGCAGTATCTACCAGGTTTGCAGTCGACTTATCAAAACTCGATGCACCACTATGAAAAAGCCTTGATTTACCGAGAGCTGGGCCAGATTTCTTTGGCTAGCCAGGAATTGGCACAGGCAGAGCAAAGCTTAAGTAAAGAGGAAAATGATGCTAATCAGTCCAGCCAGTTATGGATCCTGAATTTAAAAGCCAGGCTGGAGGCGGATTCTGGCCGCTATCAAAAAGCCTATGAGCATCTGGCTCAGTTTTTTAAGGGTTATCACAAATTACGCAATAAAGAACATGAACTGGCTGTGGAGAAACTGCGCTTAGGTTTTGATGTGCAGCGCCAGCAGGCTCAAAACGAGTTGCTGGCCAAAGATAATGAATTACAGGCCCTGCGCTTGCAGGAAGCTGAACGCAAAAGACAAAACCAGTGGTTATGGATAGGACTGTTTGGCTGCACCAGCTTAGTTTTACTGGTGTTACTGCTATGGCAACTGGCGCGTCGCCAGGCTCAATTGCAAGCCCAAACGCTTGAAAAACAACAATCAAATCAGGCTGGTTAA
- the nudF gene encoding ADP-ribose diphosphatase: MSDFKPENYPSFCSDDVKILDQTTVFQGFFRVDSYKIKHKLFNGGWSGEVKRELFERGHAVIVLPYDVKNDSLVLIEQFRIGALQNQNGPWLLEAIAGMIESGETIEQVAQRESEEEAGLKLTEFWPMLSYQSSPGGSTERIYLVLARLTEPVESGVYGLASEQEDIKVHSLPRQAAMQLLQAGKIDNAATVIALQWLALNLEEVKARWAL, from the coding sequence ATGTCTGATTTCAAGCCAGAAAATTATCCATCCTTTTGCTCTGACGATGTAAAAATACTCGACCAGACCACAGTTTTTCAGGGTTTCTTCCGGGTCGACAGCTATAAAATAAAGCATAAGTTATTTAACGGTGGCTGGAGTGGTGAAGTAAAGCGTGAACTATTTGAGCGTGGTCATGCGGTCATAGTACTGCCTTATGATGTAAAAAATGACAGTTTGGTACTGATAGAGCAATTCCGTATCGGGGCTTTGCAGAATCAAAATGGCCCTTGGTTGCTTGAGGCTATAGCCGGCATGATTGAGTCGGGTGAAACTATTGAGCAAGTGGCACAACGTGAATCAGAAGAAGAAGCGGGTCTGAAGCTGACAGAATTCTGGCCTATGCTTAGTTATCAGAGTAGCCCTGGTGGCAGTACAGAACGGATTTATTTAGTGCTGGCGCGACTGACTGAGCCGGTAGAAAGCGGGGTTTATGGCTTGGCATCGGAGCAGGAAGATATTAAAGTTCATAGCTTGCCGCGTCAGGCTGCGATGCAGCTTTTACAGGCCGGAAAGATAGATAACGCTGCAACTGTCATAGCCTTGCAATGGTTAGCCTTGAATCTGGAAGAAGTAAAAGCGCGCTGGGCTCTGTAA
- a CDS encoding 1-acylglycerol-3-phosphate O-acyltransferase, translated as MLAILRLVLVAIFIVFSALVGLLICLVRPFYVPNVALFSSWYGWAAWIFGLKVEVRQAPEVTAAMPCVFLANHQNNYDLFTISKALLPGTVTIGKKSLKWIPFFGQLYWLSGNILIDRANKSKAVGTMQGAVDRIVQDKVSVWVFPEGTRSYGRGLLPFKTGAFHIAHQAKVPLVPICMSSTNKVRLNKWNNGRVIIEILSPIQPEGTPARELAETIRQQMADKIKLLDSEVATDYTADSLTVTG; from the coding sequence GTGTTAGCTATTCTACGCTTGGTGCTGGTCGCCATTTTTATTGTATTCAGTGCCTTAGTGGGTTTGCTGATCTGTCTGGTTCGTCCTTTTTATGTCCCGAACGTGGCGCTATTTTCCAGCTGGTACGGCTGGGCGGCCTGGATCTTTGGTTTAAAAGTCGAAGTGCGTCAGGCTCCTGAAGTGACAGCTGCTATGCCATGTGTGTTTTTAGCCAACCATCAGAATAACTACGATTTGTTTACTATCAGCAAAGCTTTATTACCTGGCACTGTCACCATAGGTAAAAAAAGCCTGAAATGGATCCCGTTTTTTGGTCAGCTGTATTGGCTCAGTGGCAATATCCTGATCGACAGAGCCAATAAATCCAAAGCAGTAGGCACTATGCAGGGCGCAGTGGATCGTATAGTGCAGGACAAAGTCTCGGTCTGGGTATTTCCTGAAGGTACCCGTAGTTATGGCCGTGGTTTATTGCCTTTTAAAACCGGTGCTTTTCATATTGCACACCAAGCTAAAGTGCCGCTGGTGCCTATTTGTATGAGCAGTACCAACAAGGTGCGCTTAAACAAATGGAATAACGGCAGAGTCATTATTGAGATTTTGTCACCTATCCAGCCTGAAGGAACTCCGGCCCGTGAACTGGCTGAAACAATACGGCAACAGATGGCAGATAAGATTAAGCTGCTTGATAGCGAAGTGGCAACCGACTACACTGCCGACTCATTGACTGTCACGGGGTAA
- the rraB gene encoding ribonuclease E inhibitor RraB codes for MENWQEFTEDTIAALMEDGSDPDAEYTIEHHFYHEDFARLEKLAVEVFKLGYEVTDAEEVEFEEGGTAWVFDAIREQSLDGASITADAIKLEALAQKFGVEYDGWGTYFEGGEDEEGDFDDDEDDEAPRH; via the coding sequence ATGGAAAACTGGCAAGAATTTACTGAAGACACCATAGCTGCATTGATGGAAGACGGCAGCGATCCGGATGCGGAATACACCATCGAACACCATTTTTACCATGAAGATTTTGCCCGCTTAGAAAAACTGGCTGTGGAAGTCTTTAAATTAGGTTACGAAGTCACAGACGCCGAAGAAGTTGAATTTGAAGAAGGCGGCACCGCCTGGGTATTCGACGCTATTCGTGAGCAATCACTGGACGGCGCCAGCATCACAGCAGATGCAATCAAACTGGAAGCCTTAGCGCAGAAGTTTGGTGTCGAATACGACGGTTGGGGCACCTATTTTGAAGGTGGCGAAGACGAAGAAGGCGACTTCGATGATGACGAAGACGACGAAGCTCCACGTCACTAA
- a CDS encoding YqiA/YcfP family alpha/beta fold hydrolase, producing the protein MSKLVIYLHGFASSSQSEKALITKAFFQQQLPDVELLAPDLPYTPKEAIAAIEKALNGRRPDAVIGSSLGGFLATYLAEKNSCFAALINPAVAPYELLSQHLGTYHHPVLKQDFQVQADHMPLLVELELKPSALDKYLVLLQEGDEVLDYRKAVQFYAGCTVDVQTGGDHSYQGYANCLPAIVKFCQIA; encoded by the coding sequence ATGTCTAAACTTGTCATCTATTTGCATGGCTTTGCCAGCTCATCTCAATCCGAAAAGGCCTTAATCACCAAAGCATTTTTTCAGCAGCAACTGCCTGATGTTGAACTTTTGGCTCCGGATTTACCTTACACGCCAAAAGAAGCCATAGCTGCTATAGAAAAAGCGCTGAATGGCCGTCGGCCTGATGCTGTGATAGGCAGTTCGTTAGGCGGCTTTTTAGCTACCTATCTGGCGGAAAAAAACAGCTGTTTTGCCGCACTGATTAACCCGGCAGTAGCACCTTACGAGTTATTAAGTCAGCATTTAGGGACTTATCATCACCCAGTGTTAAAGCAGGATTTCCAGGTACAGGCTGATCATATGCCGTTGCTGGTCGAACTTGAGCTTAAGCCATCAGCTTTGGACAAGTATCTGGTGCTGTTGCAGGAAGGGGATGAAGTGCTGGATTATCGCAAAGCGGTGCAGTTTTACGCAGGTTGTACAGTGGATGTGCAAACAGGTGGTGACCACAGTTATCAAGGTTATGCCAATTGCCTGCCTGCTATTGTCAAGTTTTGTCAAATAGCGTAA
- the parC gene encoding DNA topoisomerase IV subunit A has translation MTDIMITNEGTEQLPLRRFTEEAYLNYSMYVIMDRALPFIGDGLKPVQRRIIYAMSELGLSHLAKYKKSARTVGDVLGKFHPHGDSACYEAMVLMAQPFSYRYPLVDGQGNWGAPDDPKSFAAMRYTEAKLSRFSEVLLNELGQGTVDWVPNFDGTMEEPRTLPARLPHILLNGVTGIAVGMATDIPPHNAREVANATAFLLDNPKATVPDLMQYIQGPDYPTDAEIISPAHELQAIYETGRGSIKMRGLYQLEDGDIIITALPHQTSGSKVLEQIAAQMNAKKLPMVSDLRDESDHENPTRIVIVPRSNRIDVEQLMAHLFATTDLEKSYRVNLNILGLDQRPRVKNLLEILSEWLVFRRDTVRRRLQFRLDKVLDRLHVLEALLIAFLNIDEVIKIIRENDQPKPVLMAHFGITERQAEAILELKLRHLAKLEEMKIRGEQAELEKERDYLEGILGSEKKLTKLIREELLSDAEKYGDNRRSPIVMREEAKALSEKELLPSEPVTVVLSEKGWVRCAKGHDVDGNSLQYKAGDGFKAAAMGRSNRYAAFIDSSGRAFAAEAHDLPSARGQGEPLTGRFTLVAGENFEHVLMAEDSQKLLLASDAGYGFVGTFADLVSRNKAGKAVLSLPTGAKVLPPVPIKNPETDLVVAISTEGRMLVFPVAELPQLSKGKGNKILSIPSARAASREEYLKLLTVVPAATAVTLVAGKRKMTIKVDDLAHYIGERGRRGNKLPRGLQRIDELLTGEVAGDATE, from the coding sequence ATGACAGATATTATGATAACCAATGAAGGGACAGAGCAGCTGCCGCTGCGTCGCTTTACTGAAGAAGCCTACCTGAATTATTCGATGTACGTCATTATGGACCGGGCTTTGCCATTTATTGGTGATGGTTTAAAACCAGTCCAACGCCGTATTATTTATGCGATGTCAGAGCTGGGGTTGTCGCATCTGGCGAAATACAAAAAATCTGCCCGTACTGTGGGTGACGTGTTAGGTAAGTTCCACCCTCATGGTGACAGTGCCTGTTACGAAGCTATGGTACTGATGGCTCAGCCGTTTTCTTACCGCTACCCGCTAGTCGATGGTCAGGGCAACTGGGGCGCGCCGGACGATCCAAAGTCTTTCGCTGCTATGCGTTATACCGAAGCCAAGTTATCCCGCTTTAGTGAAGTCTTATTAAACGAGCTGGGGCAGGGCACTGTGGACTGGGTGCCAAACTTTGACGGCACAATGGAAGAGCCCCGTACTTTACCTGCGCGTTTACCTCATATTCTGCTCAATGGCGTGACGGGTATAGCTGTTGGTATGGCAACAGATATACCACCGCATAATGCCCGTGAAGTGGCCAACGCCACTGCCTTTTTACTGGATAACCCAAAAGCCACTGTCCCTGACTTAATGCAGTATATTCAGGGCCCGGATTATCCGACTGACGCTGAAATTATAAGTCCGGCGCACGAACTGCAGGCTATTTATGAAACAGGCCGCGGCAGCATTAAGATGCGTGGTTTGTATCAGTTGGAAGATGGTGACATTATTATCACCGCCTTGCCACATCAAACCTCAGGCTCGAAAGTGCTGGAGCAGATAGCGGCTCAGATGAACGCGAAAAAACTGCCTATGGTCAGTGATTTACGTGATGAATCTGATCATGAAAACCCAACCCGTATCGTGATAGTACCGCGTTCCAACCGCATAGACGTGGAACAGCTAATGGCGCATTTGTTTGCCACCACGGATCTGGAAAAAAGCTATCGCGTCAATTTAAACATTCTGGGCCTGGATCAGCGGCCCAGGGTGAAAAACTTATTGGAAATTTTATCTGAATGGCTGGTGTTCCGCCGCGACACAGTGCGTCGTCGTCTGCAGTTCCGCTTGGATAAAGTGCTGGATCGTTTGCATGTTTTAGAGGCGTTGTTGATCGCGTTTTTAAACATCGACGAAGTGATTAAAATTATTCGCGAAAACGATCAGCCCAAGCCGGTGTTAATGGCGCATTTCGGCATTACCGAACGTCAGGCAGAAGCCATACTGGAATTAAAGTTACGTCACTTAGCCAAGCTTGAAGAGATGAAAATCCGCGGCGAACAAGCCGAGCTGGAAAAAGAGCGTGACTACTTAGAAGGCATTTTAGGTTCAGAGAAAAAGCTAACCAAGCTGATCCGTGAAGAGCTGCTGTCAGATGCTGAAAAATATGGCGACAACCGCAGAAGCCCAATAGTGATGCGTGAAGAAGCCAAAGCCTTAAGCGAAAAAGAATTACTGCCAAGTGAGCCTGTCACTGTAGTGCTGTCAGAAAAAGGCTGGGTGCGCTGCGCCAAAGGCCATGATGTCGACGGCAACAGTTTGCAATACAAAGCGGGGGACGGTTTTAAAGCGGCCGCTATGGGGCGAAGTAACAGATACGCCGCCTTTATCGATTCATCAGGTCGCGCTTTTGCTGCCGAAGCTCATGATCTACCTTCAGCCCGAGGTCAGGGCGAACCGTTAACAGGCCGCTTTACCTTAGTGGCTGGTGAAAACTTTGAGCATGTACTGATGGCTGAAGACAGCCAGAAATTATTGCTGGCCAGTGATGCAGGTTATGGTTTTGTTGGCACTTTTGCCGACTTAGTCAGCCGTAATAAAGCGGGTAAGGCGGTATTAAGTTTGCCGACCGGCGCTAAAGTATTGCCTCCTGTGCCTATCAAAAACCCGGAAACGGATTTAGTGGTGGCTATCAGCACTGAAGGTCGTATGTTGGTGTTCCCTGTGGCTGAGTTACCACAGCTGAGCAAAGGTAAAGGTAATAAGATTTTGTCTATTCCTTCAGCCCGCGCCGCCAGCCGTGAAGAGTATCTGAAACTTTTAACCGTTGTGCCTGCAGCCACAGCTGTGACTTTAGTGGCAGGTAAACGCAAAATGACCATCAAGGTGGATGATTTAGCCCATTACATAGGCGAACGCGGTCGTCGTGGTAACAAGCTGCCCCGGGGTTTGCAGCGGATTGACGAGCTGTTAACAGGTGAAGTGGCTGGCGATGCCACGGAATAG
- a CDS encoding DUF1249 domain-containing protein, with amino-acid sequence MPNLARKRYVPYLPDFLSLCERNYAQLRFFLPGNQRPGQRCLIHINASESYQVELLELCKYTTTVSIELISQSMIGWLKPRFEVRLYHDARLAEVLACQQVRQLKAVYSYPNVDMLLPDEKRQINLLLRDWLNLCSRRGYQNTGVLA; translated from the coding sequence ATGCCAAATTTGGCCCGAAAACGTTATGTGCCTTACCTGCCAGACTTTCTCAGTTTGTGTGAGCGCAATTACGCACAACTGCGTTTTTTTCTGCCTGGCAATCAACGTCCAGGCCAGCGTTGCCTTATTCATATTAATGCCAGTGAAAGTTATCAGGTTGAACTGTTGGAGCTGTGTAAATACACCACCACCGTCAGTATTGAATTGATTAGCCAGTCGATGATTGGCTGGCTCAAACCACGCTTTGAAGTGCGGCTATACCACGATGCACGTCTGGCTGAAGTCTTGGCTTGTCAGCAGGTGCGCCAGTTGAAAGCTGTCTACAGCTATCCGAATGTGGATATGTTATTGCCTGATGAAAAACGCCAGATTAATTTATTGCTGCGTGACTGGCTGAACTTGTGTTCACGCCGTGGCTATCAGAACACAGGGGTATTGGCCTGA
- a CDS encoding metallophosphoesterase family protein, with the protein MAVVFANQDSYRLLQISDCHLLAEPDGWFYGVQPYRQLELLLSQLQTNQPDAVILTGDLTQDHSLASYQLIAQLFCDWSCPVFYLPGNHDDLALMQQAFVSAPFNAQTELSLGDWRLCLLNSTGPTPAGYFGRARQQQLQQQLATYQPEAAVWLFCHHHISAMGSFIDEHIQLDAAALWQIISSDLRIKGLAHGHCHYAYAKQLQGLQLVGCPASSVQFLLTPDYQPVAARPGYIEWIFNANAAADNAVHWHFLEG; encoded by the coding sequence ATGGCTGTGGTTTTTGCCAACCAAGACTCTTATCGCCTGCTGCAAATTTCTGATTGTCATTTATTAGCGGAGCCAGACGGTTGGTTTTATGGTGTGCAGCCTTACCGTCAGTTGGAACTGCTGTTATCTCAACTTCAAACTAATCAACCTGATGCCGTGATCCTGACCGGCGATTTAACTCAGGACCATAGTCTGGCCTCTTATCAGTTAATTGCTCAGCTTTTTTGCGACTGGTCTTGCCCTGTGTTTTATTTGCCTGGTAATCACGACGACCTAGCGTTGATGCAGCAGGCTTTTGTGTCCGCACCTTTTAATGCACAGACAGAGCTAAGTCTGGGCGACTGGCGGCTTTGTTTACTCAATAGCACAGGACCTACACCAGCAGGTTATTTTGGTAGGGCAAGACAGCAGCAGTTACAACAACAGTTGGCAACTTATCAGCCAGAAGCGGCTGTCTGGCTGTTTTGTCATCACCATATCAGTGCTATGGGCAGTTTTATTGATGAGCATATTCAGCTGGATGCGGCTGCTTTGTGGCAGATCATCAGCTCGGATCTTCGGATCAAAGGTTTGGCTCATGGTCATTGTCATTACGCTTATGCCAAACAGCTACAAGGGCTTCAACTGGTGGGCTGCCCTGCCAGTTCAGTGCAATTTTTATTAACACCGGACTATCAGCCCGTCGCTGCGCGTCCTGGTTATATCGAATGGATTTTTAATGCCAATGCCGCGGCGGACAACGCAGTGCACTGGCATTTTCTGGAAGGGTAA